A genomic window from Populus alba chromosome 19, ASM523922v2, whole genome shotgun sequence includes:
- the LOC118046723 gene encoding protein DMR6-LIKE OXYGENASE 2 produces MSSPANLLLADLASSGVKQIPTSYIRPISDRPNLSDVQISDVPIPLIDLHGLNGPNHSLIIKQISQACGNDGFFQVKNHGIPEEMIGNVMNIARQFFNLPASERLKSYSDDPTKNTRLSTSFNVKTEQISSWRDFLRLHCYPLEEYVHEWPCNPPSFRRDVAEYCTSIRGLVLKLLEAISESLGLERDYIDEKLGKHGQHMAMNYYPPCPQPELTYGLPGHTDPNLITILLQDDVPGLQVLRNGKWIAVNPIPNTFIINIGDQMQVLSNDRYKSVLHRAVVNCNKERISIPTFYCPSKDAVIAPPKELIDDDHPAVYRDFTYGEYYERFWNRGLVKECCLDLFKSL; encoded by the exons ATGTCTTCCCCTGCTAATCTACTACTAGCCGACCTTGCATCATCAGGTGTCAAGCAAATTCCTACCAGCTACATCCGTCCCATCTCCGACCGCCCCAATCTCTCCGATGTTCAGATTTCCGACGTCCCCATTCCTCTAATTGACCTTCACGGCCTTAATGGTCCTAACCACTCTCTTATAATCAAACAAATTAGCCAAGCTTGCGGAAACGATGGCTTCTTCCAG GTGAAGAATCATGGGATACCAGAGGAAATGATCGGTAACGTCATGAACATAGCTagacaattcttcaatttgccTGCAAGTGAAAGGTTAAAAAGTTACTCCGATGATCCTACTAAGAACACCAGGTTGTCTACAAGCTTTAATGTTAAGACAGAACAGATTTCTAGTTGGAGAGATTTCTTGCGACTTCATTGTTACCCTCTTGAAGAATACGTACATGAATGGCCTTGCAATCCCCCGTCATTCAG GAGAGATGTGGCTGAATATTGTACAAGTATTAGAGGTCTGGTGTTAAAGCTGCTCGAGGCCATATCAGAAAGCTTGGGGCTTGAAAGAGACTACATAGATGAGAAATTAGGCAAGCATGGACAGCATATGGCTATGAACTACTATCCACCGTGTCCACAGCCAGAGCTCACGTATGGGTTGCCAGGACATACCGACCCTAATTTAATCACCATTCTTTTGCAAGATGACGTGCCTGGATTGCAGGTTCTGAGGAATGGCAAGTGGATTGCTGTGAATCCCATTCCCAATACCTTCATTATCAACATTGGTGATCAAATGCAG GTACTAAGCAATGACCGTTACAAGAGCGTGCTTCATCGAGCAGTGGTGAACTGTAACAAAGAGCGAATATCCATACCAACATTCTACTGTCCTTCGAAAGATGCTGTCATAGCGCCCCCTAAAGAGCTAATTGACGACGATCATCCAGCAGTTTACAGAGATTTTACATATGGTGAATACTATGAGAGGTTTTGGAATAGAGGACTCGTAAAAGAATGCTGCTTAGACTTGTTCAAAAGCCTCTAG
- the LOC118046768 gene encoding probable F-box protein At2g36090 translates to MERPICRFQSINGDLLTDIMSRVDGSALASVASTCSELRGIALDQSLWKKLCHSRWPSTALAEAEHLISGSVHGCFDKFYSDACPLVLYDEVANANPLKLLECAELNPRTSPSDLLSLIDVYYKNKCVLSRISDGIPEAVDIFKHGLVDSSLEMIADERQKWFLNYPFKLELMDLEDDDDDDDDDEALASPISSLNEAGKSRENLCKKLIEDFRLSWILVDKKTGKAVNLSSWKPLSVQKSWPYHATYVMQFGCVLPVEESLLPQKLARFIVTTRFRMTERGECLKWREIRMRIENIEGAHVNGRSSLMILNKALYSQRSTNQFKVEEGLRKYEKQKREMMRRRESREALADRLFTLIEITVFVILYVSLRLLV, encoded by the coding sequence ATGGAGCGTCCGATATGTCGTTTCCAGAGCATAAATGGTGACCTGCTAACCGATATCATGTCTCGTGTAGATGGTTCAGCCCTCGCTTCGGTTGCTAGTACATGTTCTGAGCTCCGAGGCATTGCTCTTGATCAAAGCTTGTGGAAAAAGTTGTGTCATAGCAGGTGGCCTTCCACTGCTCTTGCAGAAGCTGAACATCTGATTTCAGGTTCTGTTCACGGTTGCTTCGACAAATTCTACTCGGACGCCTGCCCACTTGTCTTATATGATGAAGTTGCCAATGCCAACCCTTTGAAACTGCTTGAATGTGCTGAACTAAATCCCCGCACATCTCCTTCTGATCTACTGTCATTGATTGATGTTTATTACAAGAACAAATGTGTCCTCTCGAGGATCTCGGATGGCATACCTGAGGCTGTAGATATATTCAAACATGGACTTGTTGACAGCAGCTTGGAAATGATCGCTGACGAGCGACAGAAATGGTTTCTAAATTACCCATTTAAACTGGAATTGATGGACCTTGAagacgatgacgatgacgatgacgatgacgaAGCATTAGCTTCTCCTATATCATCACTCAATGAGGCtggaaaatcaagagaaaatcTTTGCAAGAAGCTGATAGAGGATTTCAGGTTGAGTTGGATACTAGTGGACAAGAAGACAGGCAAAGCTGTTAACCTCTCAAGCTGGAAGCCATTATCAGTACAGAAGAGTTGGCCATATCATGCTACTTATGTGATGCAATTCGGGTGCGTTCTACCCGTGGAAGAAAGTTTGCTTCCTCAGAAGCTGGCCAGATTCATAGTAACAACTAGATTCAGGATGACAGAAAGAGGGGAGTGTCTCAAATGGAGGGAAATCCGCATGAGAATTGAGAACATAGAAGGTGCCCATGTCAATGGAAGGAGTAGTCTGATGATTCTGAATAAGGCCCTTTACAGCCAGCGCAGTACAAATCAGTTTAAAGTGGAAGAGGGATTAAggaagtatgagaaacagaagAGAGAAATGATGAGGAGAAGGGAATCCAGGGAAGCTTTGGCTGACAGATTATTTACATTAATCGAGATcactgtttttgtaattttatacgTTTCTCTTAGGTTGCTAGTTTAG
- the LOC118046724 gene encoding uncharacterized protein — MDSFSSHSSMGSGSPQMSAEDFKDQLKNQLAQAYAQEFLETVRDKCFAKCITKPGSSLSGSESSCISRCVERYIEATGIISKALFNAPR; from the exons ATGGATTCATTTTCTTCACATTCAAGTATGGGATCTGGGTCACCCCAAATGTCAGCAGAAGATTTTAAGGACCAGTTAAAGAATCAACTTGCACAAGCTTATGCCCAGGAGTTCCTTGAG ACTGTGAGGGACAAATGCTTTGCCAAGTGTATCACAAAACCAGGGTCAAGCCTGAGTGGGAGCGAAAGTAGCTGCATCTCCAGGTGTGTGGAACGCTACATCGAGGCTACTGGCATAATCAGTAAAGCTCTTTTCAATGCACCACGCTGA